Part of the Engraulis encrasicolus isolate BLACKSEA-1 chromosome 23, IST_EnEncr_1.0, whole genome shotgun sequence genome is shown below.
tacagtacactacgTTCCCAAAATACAGTCAACAGTTAACAATCTTTTCTCTGATGTCTTTGATAGTGAAATACTGTATCTTTTTCTGTATGTCTTCCCAGGGGCAACTTTGCTCCAAAGATTAACATAGCATGTATATATGATCCTGTGACCAACCCTTACTGCCCCATCTTTAGAGTGGGTGACATACTAAAACTTGCCAATGAAACCTTCAGCACAATAGCTAGACAGGTACTGTTTTTTCATATTTTGGGACTTATTGATTAGTTCTGATTAATTCCGCCCAATGCATGCATTCATGCTTGCTATTCCTGACTTCATGCATCCAGCCTTTGTCCTCTTGTATTTGTTGTGACAGCTTATTAGGATTTTCGGAAACACTTCACATGATGCCAGTGTCATATGACATAACATTTGTATatggtaataaaaataataatagctcatgtcaacttttcattaccctaaaatgtttgacattgatATCATGTTCATGACTCATCCATGTCCGTGTCTTGACACTATTATGAccctgttatgtcatacatatttACGCTAGCGTCAAGTAAAATGTAACCGTTGGTTATCCATTGGTTAACTTATCTTTAAATGTTCTAAAACAAATCTTTCCTTGTTTTGGTATGATTGTCCAGGGAGGCCAGATTGGAATCCATATCAGATGGTTCTGTAATTTTGATGAGCCTGTGGACAACTGTAGACCTTCATACTCCTTTACCAGACTAGATGATGTGTTTGGGGAAAATACTGTTTCCAAAGGTTACAACTTCAGGTGAcacttacattctctctctctctctctctctctctctctctctctctctctctctctctctctctctctctctctctctctctctctctctcaatatactGTGCATACATACCATAGATaaaccaccacaccaccatcaaTTCATCATCAATCTGTGTTCTTCAGGTTTGCCAAATACTACAGGACACCCTCTGATGACGACTACCGCACACTTCACAAAGCCTTTGCCATTCACTTTGATGTAATGGTCTCTGGCGATGTAAGTGAGATAGTTGTTATGAACAGGAAggtcattattattatgatgatgaggtCACTGGTTTGTTCAGTTCCTTCCATAAACAAAACACTTTGATGAGAATATATGGCGGATTTACTCTGTGTGCAAGTCATAAACCCACTTTCTCTGTGATTGCAGGCTGGAAAGTTTGATGTAATCCCAACACTCATCAACGTAGTCGCCGCCTGCACCTCTGTCGGCCTGGTAAGCACTAGCACTTATCACACTCAACATTAGGGAAGGGAATTTTCTGCAAACACACTATTCGAAAATAAATGGCCACTATTCGAATAGTTGAATAATATTCAAATATACCGGTAATTCTCCCTGGCTGTTAACAGTGTGTATTGAAAATGAAAGCCGATTCATTTGTATTTGCTGAGCAAATTTAGAAATTTAATAAAAATGTTCACTAACCTTCTTTGTCACATAACACAGTAAGGGAGGCTCATGCCTAACTTTTATGTAGGGTCtaattttatgtggatttcaAGTCCGTCATTTCAATTTTTCAAACTCAAAAGTACTATTCTAAATTCTAACGTGTATCGAATATTTGAATGTCAAGTCCCATCCCTAGTCAACATACTAAATGGCAGGCCATGAGCCATatttcaaaaacacacactgctgtttcATGGTTCAACTGTGGTTAAACTGTTTTCCCTTTTGTCCTTTACAAACACAAGGCAACTGTCCTCTGTGATGTAATTCTTCTGAACTTTCTGAGAGGTGCAGACCAGTACAAAGCAAAGAAATTTGAGGAGGTAAGTTTGAAACTGGGGTCTGTATGATGTCTTGTTTGTATTTTCGATTGCTTAAATAAGAGTGTCCATTCCATTATTGCTTGAAAGTCCAGTGTGCATTGTTTTAATAATACTTTATTCCCAGAATGTATGCTGTCCAATTACacatgtgacctttttcatgaatatgtgtACTAccacaaagtattcattatgccttGGAAATACACTTGTTGATGAATAGATGGAGCCTCTCCATGTACtaaatctgccattttgaatgatcagtcatagacatctttggctgcctGCTAAACCCTCTCTGGTCACACCAGTAAATATAATTTTATATACtttgtaaacattcatgaaaaaaaaacacattaaatttGTTAATGAGCAGCAACCATTTTGAAAATAACCTACTCAAATTACACACTGGGCCTTTAAATCTCCATGTCCTCTTAGTCCATTATTGCTTAAatctccatgtactgtatgtcctttCCAGGTGTCTGGTGAGGGAGTGGATGCGAAGAGTGAATATGAAAGCCAAAGTCAAAGCCTTCAGACTCTGAAAACGGAATTAAAGGAGGTCTCATGTGAATCCAGACTACAGTTTGCTAATGGCCACCAGCCTTGAGTAACACGACACGGAAattcaatgacatttttttcccacTCACCCATGAGAGGGTTGTTGTTGGggcattatctgtgtgtgtgtgtgtgtgtgtgtgtgtgtgtgtgtgtgtgtgtgtgtgtgtgtgtgtgtgtgtgtgtgtgtgtgtgtgcgcgcgcgcgtgtccgtgcgtgcgtgcgtgcgtgcatgcgtgcgtgcgtgcgtgtttgacagAAAGAAGAGATGGGCGTGGGAGTGTTTGCATTAATGTTACAACTTTGTTGGTACAGAAGCACATGTGTGAAAAATCACACCTGAGTGGGATAGGGGAAAGAACAGTTATTTTGAATGAAAGGCATGACATAAATCAACCCAAAAGCAAAATATACTACTAATAAAAATAATCAGTCATAAGAAAGTGAGCTGGCAAAAAAGTGGGCAGGTAATCCAGACCAAAGGAGGAAGGAATTTTAGAAGAATAAAAAGAAgccaccacattactccaattttatgTTCCTTGTACTGGCACCCAGTAAGATATAGAATCGACTTTCAGGCATTACTTCTTATATATGGATAGGAGCCAACCGCTTATTGGATGCATTTCAGCCCCATCACATAGGTCTCAAGAATTTGGAAATGCAGATGATCAAAACAAAAGTAGTGATGCATCTTTCATCTGCAAGGCTTTTCTATGGAACCAACTTCCAGATGCTTTAAAATGCTCCGTCTTAGGGTAGTTTCCAGATTATATAAAATGCTCTATGGGTATAGTTAGAATATATAAAGATTATCTATAATTAAAATGATGtagctcattcactcattcattcaaaaGATtggatctttttcatgaatatttactaataaaaGAATATTTCCTGGTCTGACCAGGTTTTGCTGCCAAAGATGTCTATGACTGATCATTTGAAAGAGTGGATTTATGGAGGATTTAATTGGGATCATAATGAATGGATGGtcataataaatattcatgaaaaagatgacatttgtgaatgagcatgaTACATTctggaaaagaaatgacactgCACCTATTTGTATGCTGCCGTATGTTATTTCATCTTATATCTGCTCCATTTCActacatgtatgtgtttaagcACAATAAACTGCCTGTGAAATGCCCTatacaataaacttgacttgcctTGCATTTGTTGTTTGTGTAGTAACTTTTGACAAGATTAAGAACaacaaaacaagcaaagaaaacaaaaaaacccttggTTTCACTGGAAAGCTTGGCAAACTCCAAGTTCAAAGAATCTTTGCCACTGGCCAGTACAGTATTGGCATTTCCTGTGGAGAAATATTTAAGCCTACTTATGGCAATCTGAGTGGAGAAGATTAAAACTCCAGAAAATGGCAATGGCCAGGGAAGGAGAGGACCAGTGACATAACATACAGCAGGGAAGGGGAGTAGAGGTTAGTGGCCCGCCAGGACTTGAACCCAAAACTTCTGGGATACCAATCTAGGGTCTGACCACTactccaaagagccaggctcattgccATGACAGTCAGTGCGCACATAACCCTAGTTATgaccactccatcacacacacctgGGTCCTCATGTAGAAAGAATGACTTCATGTGAAGAAGTGCATGCACTG
Proteins encoded:
- the p2rx3a gene encoding P2X purinoceptor 3a, encoding MAGNRFLACITDFFTYETTKSVVVKSWLVGSINRFVQLLIIVYFVGWVFLYEKAYQTKDTGIESAVMTKVKGFGRYSNQVMDVADYVVPQQGTSVFCIITRLITTANQTQGFCAQNGKRYKCSSDHDCDTHLGSHLASGIFTGTCLTDVGQCEVEGWCPTEDDSVSTSFMAEAENFTIFIKNSIRFPLFGVTRGNFAPKINIACIYDPVTNPYCPIFRVGDILKLANETFSTIARQGGQIGIHIRWFCNFDEPVDNCRPSYSFTRLDDVFGENTVSKGYNFRFAKYYRTPSDDDYRTLHKAFAIHFDVMVSGDAGKFDVIPTLINVVAACTSVGLATVLCDVILLNFLRGADQYKAKKFEEVSGEGVDAKSEYESQSQSLQTLKTELKEVSCESRLQFANGHQP